The following are encoded together in the Panicum virgatum strain AP13 chromosome 6K, P.virgatum_v5, whole genome shotgun sequence genome:
- the LOC120711409 gene encoding putative F-box/FBD/LRR-repeat protein At5g56810 encodes MGVVTRSKSKRRQLEEEAEASGGEQDDVDLISRLPDDVLGDVITLLPAEDGARTQILSRRWLPLWRSAPLNLEATIHPARLGVKENPAAAILGAHGGPARRLSLTWLGRSDEAPALDNLLRSPSLDNLREFGLRYGTVVFSARPYKAPPPPPSMFRFSPTLRVLSVFARACNLDFPRIDADFPHLEQVTLRSVIIAESTLHGMLSRCPALQSLMLHYNVGYRRLRISSSTLRSLGVTATGSKDPMGKLEQVIIDSAPLLERLIPDGRSCCLQIRIIQAPKLKILRYSDDGIPAATIMVFKEMELLSLTNAMRTVKILALNTVPTLDVVINLLQCFPCVEKLHIMVFTRGRFRNAPRYVSLECLDAHLKVVQLTLYRGKRSEVNLVRFFLLNARMLESMKFIVDRAKCDDDWIASQHKKLQLDIRASQGARFAFEPQRQTFSCVPMEQIHNLELDDPFDGSRTYRYDFSWL; translated from the exons ATGGGTGTGGTGACgagatccaaatccaagaggCGGCAGCTGGAGGAGGAAGCAGAAGCAAGCGGAGGAGAGCAAGACGACGTCGATCTGATCAGCCGCCTCCCGGACGACGTCCTCGGCGACGTCATCACGCTGCTCCCCGCCGAGGACGGCGCCCGCACCCAGATCCTCTCCCGTCGGTGGCTCCCGCTCTGGCGCTCCGCGCCCCTCAACCTCGAGGCCACGATCCACCCAGCGAGGCTCGGCGTCAAGGAGAACCCAGCGGCCGCCATCCTCGGCGCCCACGggggccccgcccgccgcctctcCCTCACCTGGCTCGGGCGCTCCGACGAGGCGCCCGCGCTCGACAACCTGCTCCGCTCCCCCAGCCTCGACAACCTGCGGGAGTTCGGACTGCGCTACGGCACCGTCGTCTTCTCCGCCCGCCCTTacaaggcgccgccgccgccgccgtccatgttCCGCTTCTCGCCGACTCTGCGCGTCCTCAGCGTGTTCGCTCGCGCTTGCAACCTCGATTTCCCCAGGATTGATGCCGATTTCCCCCACCTCGAGCAAGTGACGCTCAGGTCCGTCATCATCGCGGAGAGCACTCTCCATGGCATGCTCTCCAGGTGCCCTGCCCTGCAGAGCTTGATGCTGCACTACAACGTTGGTTACCGCCGTCTCCGGATCAGCTCCTCCACCCTTCGGAGCCTTGGCGTAACTGCTACTGGTTCCAAAGACCCAATGGGAAAGCTTGAGCAAGTCATCATTGACAGTGCCCCCCTCCTAGAAAGGCTTATCCCAGATGGTCGATCGTGTTGCTTGCAGATCCGGATTATTCAGGCACCCAAACTGAAGATACTGCGATATTCTGATGACGGTATCCCCGCTGCAACCATCATGGTTTTCAAG GAAATGGAGCTTCTTAGTCTGACGAATGCGATGCGTACCGTGAAGATTTTAGCCCTTAATACTGTTCCTACTCTGGACGTTGTCATCAACCTCCTACAATGCTTTCCATGCGTGGAGAAGCTACACATCATG GTGTTCACTCGTGGGAGGTTCAGGAATGCACCGCGCTATGTTTCACTTGAATGCCTCGATGCACATCTCAAGGTTGTGCAGTTAACACTTTATAGGGGCAAGAGATCAGAAGTGAACCTCGTAAGATTCTTTCTTTTAAATGCTAGAATGCTGGAATCCATGAAGTTTATAGTTGATCGTGCGAAATGCGACGATGACTGGATTGCAAGTCAGCATAAGAAGCTACAGCTGGACATCAGGGCTTCTCAAGGTGCTAGATTTGCCTTTGAACCTCAGCGTCAGACGTTCAGTTGTGTACCCATGGAGCAAATCCATAATTTAGAGCTGGATGATCCCTTTGACGGATCGCGTACATACCGTTATGATTTCAGTTGGCTATAG